In a genomic window of Passer domesticus isolate bPasDom1 unplaced genomic scaffold, bPasDom1.hap1 HAP1_SCAFFOLD_85, whole genome shotgun sequence:
- the LOC135293198 gene encoding RNA polymerase II elongation factor ELL2-like yields the protein MKPAESEQNPCSAVYHRPFRDRVIHLLALRTYKKPELLARLQRDGVMQKDKGTLGKILQQVAKWNPKENSFSLKEHLFHTLQTDWPGYTDIDRENLKLILSGKSSPSQNTTNTSQVTSSGPSERDTPARPAQKRPLASDLTSPVTSKKRRIGHQPSHVQAAAGGHFSSFLLPSTSLYSLDMSPRVVSVSPCTHIVQQTEKFHLSTIPAPAREEKEIPNSNGKTNELGRLKQLQPLDFDEGARTDPSIASTCSATSNQADYLRKYGAIVSLEQRQRYKDDFNAEYEEYRNLYFKIDKIIKKFRQFQEQWKSLTPGSKAHQLLCQRILADYQQLQQGSPSYSEMRSRCQYLHKKLAHIQSCISEFDQQ from the exons ATGAAGCCTGCAGAGAGTGAACAGAATCCTTGCAGTGCTGTTTATCACCGGCCCTTCAGGGACAGGGTGATTCATTTACTTGCTCTGAGGACTTACAAGAAGCCAGAGTTACTTGCTCGCTTGCAGAGAGATGGAGTCATGCAAAAGGACAAGGGCACCCTTGGGAAGATCCTTCAGCAG GTAGCCAAGTGGAATCCAAAGGAGAATTCCTTCAGTCTGAAGGAACATCTATTTCACACCCTTCAGACTGATTGGCCTGGCTACACTGACATAGACAGAGAGAATTTGAAGCTAATACTTTCTGG AAAATCATCTCCATCTCAGAACACCACTAACACCAGCCAAGTGACATCTTCGGGACCTTCTGAGAGAGACACTCCAGCAAGACctgctcag AAACGGCCTCTGGCTTCCGACTTGACCAGTCCTGTGACGAGCAAGAAGAGGAGAATTGGTCACCAGCCCAGTCAtgtccaggcagcagctggtggccacttttcttccttccttttgcCTTCCACATCTCTTTATTCTTTGGACATGTCTCCAAGAGTTGTCTCCGTTTCCCCCTGCACCCATATAGTACAACAAACGGAGAAATTTCATCTTTCTACCATCCCAGCACCTGCCAGGGAGGAAAAGGAGATCCCCAATTCAAATGGGAAAACAAATGAACTGGGGAGGCTGAAGCAGTTGCAGCCCTTGGATTTCGATGAAG gagCAAGAACAGATCCTTCCATTGCCTCCACATGCTCTGCAACAAGCAACCAAGCAGACTACTTGAG aaaatatGGAGCCATTGTGTCCTTGGAGCAACGCCAGCGCTACAAGGATGACTTCAATGCAGAGTATGAGGAATATcggaatttatattttaagattgaCAAGATCATCAAGAAATTCAGACAATTTCAGGAGCAATGGAAGTCTCTGACTCCAGGCTCCAAAGCCCATCAG ttGCTGTGTCAGCGCATCCTAGCAGATTATCAGCAGTTACAACAG GGTAGCCCCAGCTACTCTGAAATGAGGAGCAGGTGCCAGTACCTCCACAAGAAGCTGGCCCATATTCAGAGCTGCATTTCTGAATTTGACCAGCAGTGA